The nucleotide sequence ATGTCGCCCAGGTGGAAGGCGTGGCGCTGCTCCTTCGGCAGGCTTTCCGGCAGCGCGCGCCAGACGACGACGAACATCAGCACGCCGAAGGCCGTGAGGAACCAGAAGATCCAGCGCCAGCCCAGGCCCACCTGCAGCCAGCCGCCCAGCACGGGGGCGATGGCCGGTGCCAGCGCGAACACCATCATGATGTGCGAGAGGATTTTTTGCGCGGCGGCGCCCGAATAGCGGTCTTGCACGATGGCGCGGCCGATGACGGAACCGGCGCCTGCGGACAGGCCCTGCAGCACGCGCCAGGCCAGCAGCCAGCCCAGCGACGGCGCCAGCGCGGCGCCCACGGAGGCGATCACATACAGCACCAGCGACACGAGGATCACGGGACGGCGGCCGAACGAATCGGACAGCGTGCCGTAAAACAGCATCATGAAGGCGAACGTGAACAGGAAAAAGCTCAGGGTTTGCTGCACCAGCAGGGGGCTGGCATTGAAATCGTGCACGATGGCGGGGAACGACGGCAGATAGGTGTCAATTGCAAGCGGTCCGACCATCGCCAGGCCCGCCAAAATCCATGTTAATAATTTAGTCATGTTAAAGAGTGTTTTTGTTAGCCCGTCATTTTACGCTAGTGGCAACAATCGGGTTTGGCGCCGCCGCTGTTTGCCATCCTTATGCGTTTTTCGTATATGGAATCTTGAAATTCTTCGTTTGAATCGTGATGCCTGGCCGCTAAGCTTGGGCGACCCGGCTTGTTTGCCGTTTTCTGGAAGTGATACGCCATGCACAGTATTTATCCCGCAGCGCCCGCTGACGACACGGCCCAGTGGAATCTGGGGCCCGTGATCCAGGCGCTGCGCACCTCGCGCGAAGACAAGCACAAGATCCGCCATAACGGCAGGGTGCGCGAACTGCCGTCGCGTGAAGCTTTGACCACCATCGTCAACGGCCTGTCGGCGGCCCTGTTCCCCACGCATTACGGGCGGCCCAACCTGACGGATGAAAGCATCGACTATTTTGTCGGCGACACGCTCAACACCACCCTGAACCGCCTCAGCGAACAGGTGCGGCGCGGCCTGCTGTTCTCCGTCCCGGCTGGCGATGAAGAGGGTGGTGCCAGCGACGATGCGGCGCTGGCGCAGCAGGCGCGCGACATCACACGCGCCTTTGCCGCCAGCCTGCCCGATATCCGCGCCCTGCTGGTGTCGGACGTGCAGGCCGCTTACGCGGGCGACCCGGCCGCCACCTCGGTAGCTGAAATCATGCTGTGCTATCCGGGCACTATCGCCATCCTGTACCACCGCCTCGCGCACCGCCTGCACGCTTTGGGTGCGCCGTTCCTGGCACGCCTGATCGCCGACATCGCGCACACTTTGACGGGCATCGACATCCATCCGGGCGCGCACATCGGCGCGTCCTTCTTCATTGACCATGGCACGGGCGTGGTGATCGGCGAGACGGCCATCATCGGCCAGCGCGTGCGTCTGTACCAGGCC is from Janthinobacterium sp. 61 and encodes:
- a CDS encoding multidrug effflux MFS transporter, which translates into the protein MTKLLTWILAGLAMVGPLAIDTYLPSFPAIVHDFNASPLLVQQTLSFFLFTFAFMMLFYGTLSDSFGRRPVILVSLVLYVIASVGAALAPSLGWLLAWRVLQGLSAGAGSVIGRAIVQDRYSGAAAQKILSHIMMVFALAPAIAPVLGGWLQVGLGWRWIFWFLTAFGVLMFVVVWRALPESLPKEQRHAFHLGDIAVNYWKVLCHRQFLLLSTAIGAAFGGFALYIGSAAYFIINILHLPETAFAWLFIPLISGMVFGSALSAKIAHRYSQRQMIWAGFILMLVAALANIGYNYFFAAEVPWAVLPLFFYSFALSIAMPPMTLMALNHFPNNSGLASSMQSFIQMLLFALVSGLVAPLLFDSALNLAYGVMAGLLVSLLCWVFAQGKAEA
- the epsC gene encoding serine O-acetyltransferase EpsC, which gives rise to MHSIYPAAPADDTAQWNLGPVIQALRTSREDKHKIRHNGRVRELPSREALTTIVNGLSAALFPTHYGRPNLTDESIDYFVGDTLNTTLNRLSEQVRRGLLFSVPAGDEEGGASDDAALAQQARDITRAFAASLPDIRALLVSDVQAAYAGDPAATSVAEIMLCYPGTIAILYHRLAHRLHALGAPFLARLIADIAHTLTGIDIHPGAHIGASFFIDHGTGVVIGETAIIGQRVRLYQAVTLGAKRFPADASGALIKGTPRHPIVEDDVVIYAGATVLGRITIGAGSTIGGNVWLTQSVPPESNVSQAQMRND